The proteins below come from a single Juglans regia cultivar Chandler chromosome 12, Walnut 2.0, whole genome shotgun sequence genomic window:
- the LOC109005027 gene encoding guanosine nucleotide diphosphate dissociation inhibitor 1, with the protein MDEDYDVIVLGTGLKECILSGLLSVDGLKVLHMDRNDYYGGESTSLNLIQLWKRFRGDETPPAHLGSSRDYNVDMIPKFMMANGTLVRVLIHTDVTKYLSFKAVDGSFVYNKGKIHKVPATDMEALKSPLMGIFEKRRARKFFIYVQDYNEHDPKTHEGMDLTRVSTRDLIAKYGLDDNTVDFIGHAVALHRDDHYLNEPALDTVKRMKLYAESVARFQGGSPYIYPLYGLGELPQAFARLSAVYGGTYMLNKPECKVEFDEEGKVVGVTSEGETAKCRKVVCDPSYLQNKVRKVGRVARAIAIMSHPIPNTNDSHSVQVILPQKQLGRRSDMYLFCCSYSHNVAPKGKFIAFVSTEAETDHPETELKPGIDLLGQVDDIFFDIYDRYEPVNEPSLDNCFISTSYDPTTHFESTVVDVLNMYTMITGKVLDLSVDLSAASAAEE; encoded by the exons ATGGATGAAGATTATGACGTCATAGTGTTGGGTACGGGTCTCAAGGAATGCATCCTTAGTGGTCTTCTCTCCGTCGATGGCCTTAAG GTTCTGCACATGGATAGGAATGACTATTATGGAGGAGAGTCAACATCGCTTAATCTTATTCAG CTCTGGAAGAGGTTCAGGGGAGATGAGACACCTCCAGCACATTTGGGTTCTAGCAGGGATTATAACGTAGACATGATTCCTAAG TTTATGATGGCAAATGGCACTCTTGTTCGTGTCCTCATTCATACAGATGTTACTAAGTATTTGTCCTTTAAAGCTGTTGATGGAAGCTTCGTCTACAATAAAGGAAAG ATTCACAAGGTTCCAGCGACTGACATGGAGGCACTCAAATCTCCACTGATGGGTATATTTGAAAAGCGCCGTGCTCGCAAGTTCTTCATTTATGTTCAAGATTATAATGAGCATGATCCCAAAACACATGAGGGGATGGACCTGACTAGAGTGTCGACTAGAGATCTAATTGC aAAGTATGGTCTTGATGACAACACTGTGGACTTTATTGGTCATGCTGTAGCACTACATAGAGATGATCACTACCTCAATGAACCCGCACTAGATACCGTGAAGAGAATGAAG CTTTATGCAGAGTCCGTTGCGCGTTTTCAAGGAGGATCCCCATACATATATCCTTTGTATGGATTGGGAGAGCTCCctcag GCATTTGCACGGCTTAGTGCCGTTTATGGTGGGACATATATGTTGAACAAACCCGAGTGTAAG GTTGAGTTCGATGAGGAAGGCAAAGTTGTTGGCGTCACATCAGAAGGGGAAACTGCTAAGTGCAGAAAAGTTGTCTGTGATCCCTCATACTTGCAGAACAAG GTTAGGAAGGTCGGTAGGGTTGCAAGGGCAATTGCCATAATGAGCCACCCCATCCCAAACACCAATGATTCTCATTCAGTGCAGGTTATCCTGCCACAGAAGCAGTTGGGTCGCAGATCAGACAT GTACCTTTTCTGTTGTTCTTATTCCCACAATGTTGCTCCAAAGGGAAaatttattgcatttgtatCAACAGAGGCAGAGACCGATCATCCCGAGACTGAACTTAAGCCAGGAATTGACCTTCTGGGACAGGTTGATGACATATTCTTTGATATCTACGACAGATATGAACCAGTCAATGAACCATCCCTAGACAATTGCTTTATTTCAACT AGTTATGATCCAACAACACACTTTGAGTCAACTGTCGTGGATGTACTCAACATGTATACCATGATAACTGGGAAG